The genomic interval AAGCTGGGTGACTCGGTCACGACCGACCACATCAGCCCGGCCGGCTCGATCAAGGCCGACAGCCCCGCCGGGAAGTACCTCGCCGAGCACGGCGTCGAGCGCAAGGACTTCAACTCCTACGGCTCGCGCCGCGGCAACCACGAGGTCATGATCCGCGGCACGTTCGCCAACATCCGGCTCAAGAACCTGCTGCTCGACGGCGTGGAGGGCGGCTTCACCCGCAACTTCCTCGCCGGTGGCGAGCAGACGACGATCTACGACGCCTCCGCCGCCTACCAGGAGGCCGGCGTCCCGCTCGTCATCCTCGCGGGCAAGGAGTACGGCTCGGGCTCGTCGCGTGACTGGGCGGCCAAGGGCACCCGCCTCCTGGGCGTCAAGGCCGTCATCGCCGAGAGCTACGAGCGCATCCACCGCTCCAACCTCATCGGCATGGGTGTCATCCCGCTGCAGTTCCCGCAGGGGGAGTCGGCGGAGTCGCTGGGCCTCGACGGCACCGAGACGTTCTCCATCGCCGGCATCACCGAGCTCAACGAGGGCCGCACGCCGAAGACGGTGAAGGTCCGGGCCGAGAAGGACGGTGGCGAGCCGGTCGAGTTCGACGCGGTGGTGCGGATCGACACCCCCGGCGAGGCCGACTACTACCGCAACGGCGGCATCCTCCAGTACGTCCTGCGTTCCCTCGTGAACGGCTGAGTTCCCCTCCGCCGCAACGGAGTTCGCCAAGGGGTGTGCCGCGTGGGAGACCACGCGGCACACCCCTTCACCGTGTGTGGAGCCCGCCGGACGTTGGGCTGTCCGCAGCCCGCTGAGAAGACCCGCGGACGCTGCCGGGCACGCCGGTTCGGTTGCATCCCCTTCCGGTTGGTGTTCCACTGGACACCGCAGGTCCTTTGAGCCGGGGAGCTTGGGGGAGCAGGGGAATGAGGGGAATAGTGCCGTGGCACCGCCTTGTGCGGCTGCTGCTCGGTGCTGGGTTCCTGTGTGTCGCGTGGGTGGTGCTCTCGTCCGGAGAGGCCCAGGCGGCCGAGGCGCCGCGCCCGCTCGGCCTCCTGCCTGCCACGACGTCCTCGTCGCCCCTCCCCGCGGCTCTCGACGACATCACGTCGACGACTACGCAGGCGACTGCGAGGACGACGGCGACGGCGACGGGTGGCGCGACGACTGCGGCGACGGCGACGGCACCGGCAACGAGTGCGGCGAGGACCGCGGCGACGGCGACGGCACCGGCAACGGGTGCGGCGACGGCACCGCTGGGCGGCCTTGTCGGTACCACCGTCGAGACCTCCATCGGGACCTCTGAGGAGCTCGTCGGCACGACGACCCAGGTGGTCGAACAGGCCACGAGCGGCGTTCCTGTCGTGGGAGACCAGGTCGCCGAGGTGACCCCCGTCGTGCGCGACGTCGTCGAGGGCGTGACGACGCCCATCACCACCACCGTGGAGGCGGTGCTCCCGCCCGCGCCGGCCGAAGCTCCGGTTCCCGCGCCGTCGCCGGGAGCTGGTTCGACGACCGCACCGGCCACCGAGCCGTCGGCCGACCAGAGCACGGTGAACACCGGAGCGCCGGCGAAACCTCACCTCGCAGGATCGGGAGCAGAACTGCAGGAATCCTCCGACATCGTTGTGTCGCAGTCGATTCCGCCATCGTCGCTTGTCGGGCCGCCGAGTGGAATGGTCCCGGCGCCGGACCCCTCTGTGCCGGCCCGCTCGGCTGCTTCGATGGCGTCGTCGTCCGGGCCGGACGGCCCTGCGCCGACGGCGCCCCTCAGCCCGGACCCGCAGGCGCCGGCGGCTCCGGCCACCTCAAGTTCGTCCGGCCCGCTGGCCTCAGACATGGCTGCGCTGCCGCCTCACGCGGTGCTGCGTGCCGCGGCGCAGGTACCGGTCCCTCATTGGGCGCCGGCCCTGGCCGGGTCCGACCTCAGGCAACCCGACAGCCGTCCTGACTGATCGGCTCGCTGCGTCCCTGGACGGACGCGAGAGAGCCATGTCGCGCTGCGCGCGACGTTCACGATCAGGAAGGAACGACCATGCACGCATACGTGCGCAGGGGCCTCGAAGCGGCCCTGATCGTTGGGGGAGGCATCCTGTTCTTCGCAGGGACGGCCTCCGCCGACGACACGAACGGAACGTCCGGCACCCTTGCCGGAAACCAGCTGGCGACCGTCGTCAGCGCGCCGATCGCGGCGTCGGGCAACAGCATCTCGGTGCTGGGGGACTCGACCTCGGGTGGCTCCGCCGCATCGACCACGGCCGGTGGGGGCGGTACGTCGGGCTCGACAACAAGCGGTACCGACTCGACGGCGGGTGGCAACCAGGTCACCGCGCCGGTGTCGGCGCCGGTCACGGCGTCGGGCAACAGCATCTCGGTGCTGGGCGACTCGACGTCGAGCGGTTCAGCCACGTCGGGGTCCACGACCTCCGGGTCAGGCTCGACGACGAGCGGTACCGACTCGACGGCGGGTGGCAACCAGGTGACCGCGCCGGTGTCGGCGCCGATCGCGGCGTCGGGCAACAGCATCTCGGTGCTGCGGGACTCGACGTCGAGCGGTTCGACGTCGAGGACGTCGAGCGGTTCAGCCACGTCGGGGTCCACGACCCCCGGGTCGGGCTCGACGACGAGCGGTACCGACTCGACGGCGGGTGGCAACCAGGTCACCGCGCCGGTGACGGCGCCGGTCACGGCCGGTGGCAACGCCGTGTCCGTAGTCGGGGATGCCACGTCGAGTGGCTCGACGGTCTCAGGGCCGACGGGTGCGTCCGGTACGTCGGGGTCCGGTTCGACCACCAGCGGTACCGACTCGACGGCGGGTGGCAACCAGGTCACCGCGCCGGTGACGGCGCCGGTCACGGCCGGTGGCAACGCCGTGTCCGTGGTCGGGGATGCCACGTCGAGTGGCTCGACGGTCTCAGGGTCGACGGGTGCGTCCGGTACGTCGGGCTCCGGTTCGACCACCAGCGGTTCCGACTCCGCCGGCGGTGGCAACCAGGTGACCACACCGGTCACGCTTCCCGTGACCATCGTCGGGAACGCTGTGTCGGTCGTCGGCGACGCGAGCACCATTGACTCCTCGTCGGGTGGCACGAGCACCCCGCCCGCTGGGGGCGCAGGGATGCCTCCGGGCAGCGGGGGAAGCGGCTCGACGCAGCCCGGTGACGGTGGCGGCGGCTCCACCACTCCGCCCGGTACTCCCGGTGGTTCCACGACCACGCCGGGTGGCTCCGGTGGCGGGGGTACGCCGAGCGGCGACGTCGTGGACCCCGGGACCGGTCCGTCGAGCTCGGGCGCAGCGTCTGCGGTGCCAGCCCTCGACACCGCCGCAGGGGCGGCCCTTGCCCTCACGGGTGCTCCCGCCATCGGGCTGCTGCTCCTCGCGCTGGCCCTCGTCCTGGCGGGCGCGGCAGCGCTGACGAGCAGGAGGTGGGTGCCCGCGGCCTGACCGGCTGACTGGGTGCCCGCGGCCTGACGAGCTGACTGGCTCGGTCAGCGTCGTCGACCGGCGTCCGAACTGGCGGTCCCGGGGCTGAAACAGCCACGGTCCCGGGACCGCCGTCCGTGCTGCTCGCGCCCTGCGCGAGCAGGGGCATGCCGCTGGCCCCGTCCGGGCGGACGGGGTCAGGGGCGAGGTCGATCTCGTCCCGGCGGCTCGGGCTCGGGGTCCTCCACCGGCACCAGGTGGAGCCCCCTGCGGCGCATCGCCTCGACGAGGTCGTCGTACGAGCCGGGGACGAGCTCCCAGTGCACCCTCGGGCCGTGGTCGCCCTGGACCACCGATCCGGCATACCTCTGCCGGTGCACCACGGTGTGGTGGGCGCGGCACAGGAGGGCGGCGTTGGCCACGTCGGTCGCCCCGCCATCGGCCCAGTGGACGAGGTGGTGCGCATCCGTCCAGCGAGCGGGCTTCGAGCATCCCGGGAAGGTGCAGCGGCGATCGCGCAGCCAGAGGTTGCGGATCTGTCCGGGTGTGAACAGCCGCTTCGCCTGGCCCTGGTCGAGCACCTCACCGCGCGAACCGAGGACGACGGGCACCACCTCAGCGTCGCAGGCCAGCCGTCGCACGGTGTCGGTCGTGAGCAGGGCGTCGCCGAAGGTCAGGCCGGCGCCCCGGCAACGTCGGCTCAGCACGTCCAGGCCGATCGTCACCACCAGGCTCGTCTTGGCCTGTCGTGGGACACCGTCAGGCGCCTCGACCGCGCGGCGGACGAGGTCGAGCAGGGCGTCCGCGCGACGGGTCGCGGGAGAGCGCAGGTCGAGCTCGCCGGTCTCCTCGTCGCGGGAGGGCTTGGCGAGCGCGTCGACGGCAGCGTCGACGACCGCGGCGCCCTCGTCGTCGAGCAACAGCGTGTAGCGGGAGAGGCCGAGCGGGCCCCTGCTCTTGACCATCGACCGGTGTGCCCGTCGGACGTCGTCCTCGTGCTCCACCAGCCGGTCCGGGCGCAGCTCGTTGCTCGTGTGGCGCAGGGCCACCGCGAGGTCGCCCTCGGACAGCCCACCGTGCCCGCGGGCGGAGTCGAGGAGCAGGTCCGTCAGGCTGTCGAGCTGCTTGGGGTCGGCCAGGCCACGGACAGACCTGTGGAACCGGACCAGCTGTGCCGCCTTCGAGACCGGCAGGCTCGAGGCGGTGTCCCCGCCGCAGGCGACGGTCGCGGCGGCGACGACCTCCGCCAGGCGTGGCTCGTCCGCGGACTCGGCCACGGTGTTGGCGGCGAGCACGGTCCGCTGCGGCAGCTCGGGTGCGACGGCCCGAGCCCAGTCGACGGGACCCCACCCCTCGCCCTTGTCCAGGCTGCGCCGCTTGGCCTCGGCGAGGACGGACACGAGGTGGGCGTCGACGCACGCCGAGAGGCGGCCGAGCAGCTGCAGCGCGGCCGTGACCTCACCCTCGCCGAGGGCCCACAGCCGCTCCGGGGACGACGAGGTCATCGCCTCGAGCGCCGCGACGGTCGCAGCCAGCACCGGGCGGGGCCCGGTGGCTCCTCGCCAGGCGAAGCCCTCGTCTGCGGTGGACATGATGCAAGCCTAGGTGCGACCATCGACAGCCTGCCGCCACGCGTCGCAGTCGTAATCGACTGCGACGCAACGACTTCGCCATCCGGGCTGACACAGAGGCACCGTCGCTGCTCACGCCACCGACGGGAGCGTCGGCCCTGTCCCCACGACCCGCTCCCTCACCCGAACGGTCGGCATCCCACGGTCCGGACCATCCGCACGCAGCCGTCGTGACAGCCTGCCCCCATGGGGATGGACGTCTATGTGGGCCCGTTGTCGCGGTACCTCGCGCGCGACTGGCTCACTCTGGTGCAGCAGGTCGGTGCGGCGACGGGGCGGCGCGTGCAGGTCCTGCGGAGGGAGGACCCTCCCGCCCCCGACCACGCGGCGGCCGAGTCGATGGTCGCCACCTGGCAGCGCGAGCTGCTCGAGGCCCTGGGCAGCGACACCCCGTGGGTCGACCACCGAGACCTGCCGTACTGGACGGACAAGCCCGACTGGGACGGGTACGGCGGCCTGGTGCTGCTCGCGGCATACCTCGAACGCCCCGAGCTCGTCCCCGTCAACCGCGGCGGCTTCTTCCGCCGCGCCCACGCCGACGACCCCCGGGACTTCCAGCAGGCGGAGGCATACCAGGCAGCCAGCGCGGCCCCCACACGCTTCCCGAGCCTGCTCGGTGGCACCGAGTGGTGGTTGCCCGTCGAGACCGGAGGCCGCGTGTTCCGGGCGCCACGGCCCGACGGACCGGTGACGACCATGGCCCCGCTGAGCCGGCTGCTGCTCGAGCTCAAGGACATCGCGGAGGCGATCGGCCTGACGGACACCGAGGAGCGGGCGGCGATCCGGGCAGCGGGCCCGCCGGACCCGGACTCCGACGTGGAGACGTGCGCCCGGTTCGGGCTGTCCACGCTGCTTCCGCTGGCGGGCAAGGCGCACGTCGAGCGCCAGCCGCTGCTCCTCGACTTCTAGCCTCGACCCGGAAGCCCTCCCGCCGCCGCCCCAGGCCCGGGCCTTCACTCAGTCGTCGACCCAGAAGCCGCGCCCGCCGCCGAACCAGTCGCCGAAGTGGTCGCGGTACGACCCGCCCCCGCGGCCACCGCGCGACCCGAGGTAGCTGCCCACCACCGCCGCGCCGAGGTCGTCGAGCTCCGGTGCGACGACACGTCCCTCGACCCGGCGGGCCATCTGCTCGACGAACCGCGCCAGCCCCGGGTCCTCGCCCAGCCGGAAGAACGTCGCCTGTGCCCCCAGCCGCGCGACGTTGTCGAGCTCGCGGACGCTGTAGGCGATCGTGAGCGGGTGGGGCGGGTAGTCGAAGTAGACGCCGCCGTCCGGCTCGAGGTGGGCCGTCGGCTCGCCGTCGGTCACGACGAGCAGCACCGGCTGCGCGCTGGGGTGCTTGCGGAAGTGCCTCTGCGCCAACAGGAGCGCGTGGTGCAGGTTGGTGCCCTTGGCCCACTCGGCGTCGAGCGC from Phycicoccus sp. M110.8 carries:
- a CDS encoding HNH endonuclease signature motif containing protein, yielding MSTADEGFAWRGATGPRPVLAATVAALEAMTSSSPERLWALGEGEVTAALQLLGRLSACVDAHLVSVLAEAKRRSLDKGEGWGPVDWARAVAPELPQRTVLAANTVAESADEPRLAEVVAAATVACGGDTASSLPVSKAAQLVRFHRSVRGLADPKQLDSLTDLLLDSARGHGGLSEGDLAVALRHTSNELRPDRLVEHEDDVRRAHRSMVKSRGPLGLSRYTLLLDDEGAAVVDAAVDALAKPSRDEETGELDLRSPATRRADALLDLVRRAVEAPDGVPRQAKTSLVVTIGLDVLSRRCRGAGLTFGDALLTTDTVRRLACDAEVVPVVLGSRGEVLDQGQAKRLFTPGQIRNLWLRDRRCTFPGCSKPARWTDAHHLVHWADGGATDVANAALLCRAHHTVVHRQRYAGSVVQGDHGPRVHWELVPGSYDDLVEAMRRRGLHLVPVEDPEPEPPGRDRPRP